Proteins co-encoded in one Medicago truncatula cultivar Jemalong A17 chromosome 8, MtrunA17r5.0-ANR, whole genome shotgun sequence genomic window:
- the LOC25500489 gene encoding transcription factor MYB26 yields the protein MGHHSCCNKQKVKRGLWSPEEDEKLIKYSTTYGHGCWSSVPKLAGLQRCGKSCRLRWINYLRPDLKRGSFSHQEVALIVELHNILGNRWAQIAKHLPGRTDNEIKNFWNSTIKKKILSHGIIPSFTTFSDDHNIGSMENSFPLNANPNVILNFNHYNHQDYLYHSTSSPNLQGNFHQIDTKVDINDHYNANFPLIQNPIPQNIVQPISDPFPYEDGVALHLNPVNQENQFLKSDTTPLNKLMNPIELIQQYDQYHDLVELDATVPELANHQSLEDYASSILDSSNSQEHETPQEIQCYSSGIIHSQDQNVEANPLDYNIDALMCMSSSLPSSSSQFVTNPIIPLGWES from the exons ATGGGACATCACTCTTGTTGCAACAAACAGAAGGTTAAAAGAGGATTATGGTCAcctgaagaagatgaaaaactcATCAAATATAGTACAACATATGGACATGGTTGTTGGAGTTCTGTTCCAAAACTTGCTG GTCTGCAGAGATGTGGAAAGAGTTGTAGATTAAGATGGATAAATTATCTAAGACCTGATTTGAAACGTGGAAGTTTCTCTCATCAAGAAGTAGCACTCATTGTAGAACTACACAACATTCTAGGCAATAG ATGGGCTCAAATTGCAAAGCACTTACCTGGAAGAACAGATAATGAGATAAAAAACTTTTGGAATTCaaccataaagaaaaaaatcctTTCTCATGGTATTATTCCATCTTTCACCACATTTTCTGATGACCATAATATTGGTTCAATGGAAAACTCATTCCCTTTAAATGCAAACCCTAATGTGATCCTCAACTTCAATCATTATAACCATCAAGATTACCTATACCATTCAACCTCATCTCCAAATCTACAAGGTAATTTTCATCAAATTGATACAAAGGTAGACATCAATGACCATTATAATGCCAATTTCCCTCTCATTCAAAATCCAATACCACAAAATATAGTACAACCAATATCTGATCCTTTTCCATATGAAGACGGTGTAGCCCTTCATCTCAACCCAGTTAatcaagaaaatcaatttttaaaaagtgatacGACCCCACTTAACAAATTAATGAACCCAATTGAATTAATTCAACAATATGATCAATATCATGATTTGGTTGAACTTGATGCTACTGTGCCTGAATTAGCCAATCATCAAAGCCTTGAGGATTACGCTTCTAGCATCCTAGATTCATCTAATTCCCAAGAACATGAAACTCCTCAGGAAATTCAGTGCTACTCGTCTGGTATTATTCATTCACAAGATCAAAATGTGGAAGCTAATCCATTGGATTACAATATTGATGCTCTCATGTGTATGTCATCATCATTGCCATCCTCAAGCAGCCAATTTGTCACAAATCCTATTATTCCTTTAGGATGGGAGTCTTAA